The candidate division TA06 bacterium B3_TA06 genome includes a region encoding these proteins:
- a CDS encoding SAM-dependent methyltransferase, with translation MAGITPGEQVLFYHDERLHYLRRVLEKGDFECHRGRIPWLQIIGRNYGEVVKTHMGTSFTLLSPSLADLMIGVKRRTTIAYPKDVGYMLLRASIAPGVRVAEVGSGSGALTFILARYVQPQGHVYSFERRPEFLEVAMANVARLGMEEFVTFELRDVEKQGFGIKEVDVCVVDVPEPWGIVPHAAKALVCAGRWVSLSPTTEQLQETRKALGKHGFTRFEVWEVMLREMLIRPQGARPRERMISHTAYLAFAEIAEHNPDASNAQQNIDNSPAGNRLSLQDEESSL, from the coding sequence ATGGCAGGAATAACGCCGGGCGAGCAGGTCCTCTTCTACCACGATGAACGCCTTCACTACCTGAGGAGGGTGCTCGAAAAAGGCGACTTCGAGTGCCACAGGGGACGCATCCCCTGGCTGCAGATCATAGGACGCAACTACGGGGAAGTTGTAAAGACCCACATGGGGACCAGCTTCACACTTCTGAGCCCATCCTTAGCCGACCTGATGATAGGGGTCAAACGCCGCACAACCATAGCCTATCCCAAGGATGTCGGCTACATGCTTTTGAGGGCATCCATCGCCCCTGGGGTTCGCGTAGCAGAGGTTGGTTCCGGCTCAGGCGCTTTAACCTTCATCCTTGCACGCTACGTGCAGCCTCAAGGCCACGTATATTCCTTTGAGCGCCGTCCGGAGTTCCTTGAGGTAGCCATGGCCAACGTTGCCAGACTGGGTATGGAAGAATTCGTAACCTTCGAGCTGCGGGACGTAGAAAAACAGGGGTTCGGGATAAAGGAAGTGGATGTGTGCGTTGTGGACGTGCCAGAACCATGGGGTATCGTTCCTCACGCTGCCAAGGCCCTCGTATGTGCAGGCCGGTGGGTATCTCTGAGCCCTACAACAGAACAGCTGCAAGAAACCCGCAAGGCTTTAGGAAAGCATGGGTTCACCCGGTTCGAGGTCTGGGAGGTAATGCTGCGAGAGATGCTGATCCGTCCGCAGGGGGCACGACCGAGGGAAAGGATGATCTCGCATACCGCCTACCTGGCCTTTGCAGAGATTGCAGAACACAACCCTGATGCATCGAACGCACAACAAAATATTGACAATTCACCTGCGGGCAATAGACTAAGCTTGCAAGATGAGGAAAGTTCCCTATAA
- a CDS encoding antitoxin HicB, with translation MKRFKVLFKPEPDGGYTASVPSLPGCISYGETLEEAKKMVADAISCYLKCMKEHGECCADDSECVVDEIDIADE, from the coding sequence ATGAAGAGATTCAAGGTACTGTTCAAACCCGAACCTGATGGAGGATACACCGCATCTGTTCCCTCTCTGCCCGGATGCATCTCGTACGGTGAAACCTTGGAGGAAGCGAAGAAGATGGTCGCCGACGCAATATCCTGCTACCTGAAATGTATGAAAGAGCACGGGGAATGCTGCGCTGACGATTCAGAATGCGTGGTTGACGAGATCGATATCGCAGATGAATAA
- the nadC gene encoding nicotinate-nucleotide diphosphorylase (carboxylating) yields MNSRYSYEDAVKDSVRRALAEDIGIGDVTTLATVPAGAQAEAIILCKEEGVLAGAQVAKEAFRQVEDRVEVTFLFNNGERINVGDELAKLSGPGRGILVAERTALNFLQHLSGIATLTFRFVAAVDGTRAKILDTRKTTPGLRALEKAAVRCGWGYNHRMGLYDMILIKDNHIAACGSLAAAVKAAQNSHGDLKIEVECATLDQVKEALEIDGIDRIMLDNMSLDMMREAVQLVKGKVELEASGGVSLETVRDIALTGVAYISVGALTHSAKALDISLEITAIKP; encoded by the coding sequence ATGAATAGTCGTTATTCCTACGAAGACGCGGTAAAGGACAGCGTTAGAAGAGCGCTTGCCGAGGATATAGGGATCGGCGATGTTACAACTCTTGCCACGGTACCTGCAGGAGCTCAGGCCGAAGCCATTATACTCTGCAAGGAGGAAGGGGTGCTGGCAGGGGCCCAGGTGGCCAAGGAGGCGTTTCGTCAGGTAGAGGATCGGGTTGAAGTAACCTTCTTGTTTAACAATGGGGAGAGGATAAACGTAGGTGATGAGCTGGCCAAGCTTTCCGGACCTGGGAGGGGGATTCTGGTTGCAGAGCGAACAGCGCTTAACTTCCTTCAGCACCTCTCGGGTATCGCTACCCTCACCTTCCGTTTTGTAGCCGCTGTGGACGGCACCCGTGCTAAGATCCTTGATACCCGAAAGACAACGCCTGGTCTGCGTGCGCTTGAGAAGGCGGCTGTCCGATGTGGCTGGGGCTACAATCATCGCATGGGGCTCTACGATATGATTCTTATCAAGGATAACCACATCGCGGCTTGTGGTTCGCTTGCGGCCGCGGTTAAAGCTGCACAGAACTCCCACGGAGATTTAAAGATAGAGGTTGAGTGTGCGACCCTGGATCAGGTCAAGGAAGCTCTCGAGATAGACGGTATTGACCGTATTATGCTCGACAACATGAGCCTGGATATGATGCGTGAGGCGGTCCAGCTTGTCAAGGGAAAGGTGGAACTTGAGGCTTCGGGTGGTGTGAGTCTTGAGACCGTCCGGGATATAGCACTCACAGGGGTTGCCTACATCTCAGTAGGTGCACTTACCCACTCCGCAAAGGCGTTGGATATCTCCCTGGAGATTACCGCGATTAAGCCTTAA
- a CDS encoding excinuclease ABC subunit B has protein sequence MPEFKLVTDMTPAGDQPQAIRELVNGINRGDKHQTLLGVTGSGKTFVMANVINQVQRPTLVMSPNKTLAAQLYGEYRQFFPHNAVEYFISYYDYYQPEAYVPEYDLYIEKEADINEEIERLRLRATASLLSRKDVIIVASVSCIYNIGEPREFADRVKLVKVGDELDREDLLANLVREQYSRNDYELKRSSFRVRGDVVEIWPAHEDVALRIEFFGEEIDSIKRFNSVSGKVIDEPESVMIFPARHFMVSEVTLMDALRSIEQEMIERVAELEGQGKLLEAQRLKTRTKYDIEMLREVGYCPGIENYSRHLSGRAPGSRPWCLLDYFPKDFLTIMDESHVGVPQVDGMYKGDRFRKENLVNHGFRLPSALDNRPLKFAEFETLVEQRIYTSATPGDYELINSKDRVIDLVVRPTGLVDPPMEIRPTANQVDDLIEEIRIRAERNERTLVTTLTKRMAEDLATYLAEMGLRVHYMHSEINALERVELLRGLRLGEFDVLVGINLLREGLDLPEVSLVAILDADKEGFLRDTRSLIQTSGRAARNVEGLVLLYADKVTNSMRAAIDESERRRKKQIKYNEEHGITPQTIKKSIQQVMATTGVADARKIEELDLGHEPKNEEERLATIARLQEEMKEAADQLDFEKAVIYRDRISELKLKIDKEILRRGTRQS, from the coding sequence ATGCCTGAATTCAAGCTGGTAACCGACATGACGCCAGCCGGCGATCAGCCCCAGGCGATAAGGGAACTGGTCAATGGGATCAACAGAGGTGATAAGCATCAAACCCTTCTGGGGGTTACAGGATCGGGCAAGACCTTTGTTATGGCCAATGTAATTAACCAGGTTCAACGCCCAACACTTGTGATGAGCCCTAACAAGACCCTTGCCGCACAGCTTTACGGCGAGTACCGCCAGTTCTTCCCTCACAACGCGGTGGAGTACTTCATCTCTTACTATGACTACTACCAGCCCGAGGCCTACGTACCAGAGTACGACCTCTACATCGAGAAGGAAGCCGACATCAACGAGGAGATCGAGCGGCTGAGGCTGAGGGCGACCGCATCGCTTCTATCACGCAAAGACGTAATCATAGTTGCCTCTGTATCCTGCATCTACAACATCGGCGAACCTCGTGAGTTCGCCGACCGGGTTAAGCTGGTAAAGGTAGGCGATGAGCTGGACAGAGAGGACCTTCTGGCTAATCTTGTTCGTGAGCAGTACTCGCGCAACGACTACGAGCTGAAGCGCTCGTCTTTCAGGGTTCGGGGCGACGTGGTTGAGATATGGCCGGCGCACGAGGATGTAGCTTTACGCATCGAGTTCTTCGGCGAGGAGATAGATTCCATCAAGCGCTTCAACTCGGTATCAGGCAAGGTGATAGATGAGCCGGAAAGTGTCATGATCTTCCCTGCGCGGCATTTTATGGTATCTGAAGTGACTCTGATGGATGCGCTGAGGTCAATTGAACAAGAGATGATCGAACGGGTGGCAGAGTTGGAAGGCCAGGGTAAACTCCTTGAGGCGCAGAGACTAAAGACCCGAACCAAGTATGACATCGAGATGCTGCGCGAGGTCGGCTACTGCCCGGGGATCGAGAACTACTCAAGACATCTCTCAGGCAGAGCCCCGGGTTCACGCCCGTGGTGCCTTCTCGACTACTTCCCAAAGGATTTTTTGACCATCATGGACGAATCGCACGTAGGCGTGCCTCAGGTCGACGGGATGTACAAGGGCGATCGCTTCCGCAAGGAGAATCTGGTAAATCACGGCTTCCGCCTGCCTTCGGCTTTGGATAACCGGCCCTTGAAGTTTGCAGAGTTCGAAACCCTCGTGGAACAGCGCATCTACACCTCGGCTACACCAGGTGATTACGAGCTTATCAACTCCAAGGATCGGGTGATTGACCTGGTGGTACGGCCTACCGGTCTGGTTGATCCTCCCATGGAAATCCGACCTACTGCCAACCAGGTGGATGATCTTATCGAGGAGATACGAATACGAGCTGAACGCAATGAGAGGACTCTAGTCACAACCCTTACCAAGCGCATGGCCGAGGATTTGGCAACCTACCTTGCTGAGATGGGGCTGCGGGTGCACTACATGCACTCGGAGATCAACGCGCTTGAGAGGGTAGAACTCCTGCGCGGGCTGCGATTAGGCGAGTTCGACGTGCTGGTGGGGATCAACCTGTTGCGTGAGGGGCTGGATCTGCCCGAGGTCTCGCTTGTTGCCATACTCGATGCGGATAAGGAGGGGTTCCTGCGCGATACACGCTCGCTCATCCAGACCTCAGGACGCGCCGCCCGCAATGTGGAGGGGCTGGTGCTCCTTTATGCAGACAAGGTAACAAACTCGATGCGGGCGGCGATTGACGAGTCCGAGCGCCGTCGAAAAAAGCAGATCAAGTATAATGAAGAGCACGGCATCACCCCTCAGACCATCAAAAAGTCCATCCAGCAGGTGATGGCCACCACCGGGGTTGCCGACGCCAGGAAGATAGAAGAGCTTGATCTTGGTCACGAGCCAAAGAACGAGGAGGAGCGTCTGGCGACGATCGCCAGATTGCAGGAGGAGATGAAGGAAGCGGCGGATCAGTTGGACTTCGAGAAGGCAGTCATCTACCGCGACCGGATCTCGGAACTCAAATTAAAAATAGACAAGGAGATTCTGAGGCGGGGGACCCGCCAGAGTTAA
- a CDS encoding nucleoid-associated protein, YbaB/EbfC family has protein sequence MRQADLLRKAQEIQNKIADIMAAARGQAASGGGMVKAVADGNGTILELKIEREVIDPEESQMLEDLVIAAVNEARRKAKQAAQAEVQKVIGIPFPGLF, from the coding sequence ATGAGACAAGCCGACTTATTACGCAAAGCCCAGGAGATCCAGAATAAAATAGCCGATATCATGGCTGCGGCACGAGGCCAGGCAGCCTCTGGCGGGGGGATGGTCAAAGCCGTAGCCGACGGAAACGGCACCATACTTGAGCTTAAGATAGAGCGAGAAGTAATCGATCCAGAAGAAAGCCAGATGCTTGAGGACCTCGTGATCGCTGCGGTCAACGAAGCGCGACGCAAGGCAAAACAGGCAGCGCAAGCCGAGGTCCAAAAGGTTATAGGCATTCCTTTTCCAGGTCTTTTCTGA
- a CDS encoding recombination protein RecR: protein MTALARLIQRFKQLPGIGEKSAQRIARYILRIEHEDAARLSEAILEARSRTRTCRRCGNLTEDEFCEICKDPSRVQTEICVVEEAFDIPLIERAGAYQGLYHVLGGVLSPMEDVSADELRITELVERVKNEGTKEVILATSATTEGETTALYVAGQLKGMGIRVSRIARGIPVGADLGLADEVTISKAIRGRESLDSGERT from the coding sequence ATGACTGCATTAGCCAGGCTGATCCAACGCTTTAAGCAACTGCCCGGTATAGGCGAAAAAAGCGCACAGCGTATCGCACGCTACATCTTGCGTATTGAGCATGAAGATGCCGCTAGGCTCAGCGAAGCGATACTTGAGGCGCGCAGCCGGACCCGTACCTGTAGGCGCTGCGGCAACCTGACAGAAGATGAGTTTTGTGAGATCTGCAAAGACCCCTCACGCGTACAGACCGAGATCTGCGTTGTAGAGGAGGCTTTTGATATACCGCTGATCGAGCGTGCCGGGGCCTACCAAGGACTTTATCACGTGCTTGGCGGGGTGCTTTCCCCTATGGAGGATGTATCTGCAGACGAGCTGCGTATCACGGAACTCGTAGAACGTGTCAAGAATGAAGGGACAAAGGAGGTGATACTTGCAACCTCGGCGACAACCGAGGGAGAAACCACCGCCCTTTACGTGGCCGGACAACTTAAGGGCATGGGTATACGCGTATCAAGAATCGCAAGGGGCATCCCAGTAGGTGCGGACCTTGGACTCGCAGACGAGGTTACTATCAGCAAGGCTATTCGCGGTCGTGAAAGCCTGGACAGCGGAGAGCGGACTTGA